One genomic segment of Phycisphaerae bacterium includes these proteins:
- a CDS encoding enoyl-CoA hydratase/isomerase family protein, with product MPEFVKTSLAGRIAIVTIDRPELHNAFNEVVIDELTAAMRDSGDNVDVRVVVLRGEGRSFCAGADVHWMKRMVDYSFDENVADATAMAEMLRAIRECPKPVIARVHGAAIGGGVGLVAACDIAAAVRGVVFSLSEVKLGILPAVISPYVMEKMGPGPMRRYALTAEKFDAGDAHRLGLVSHVAEDESGLDAWIDETARTLMGNGPEALAECKRVLAAVQEKKSWDGKQRLTVKRISRRRVSSEGQDGLKAFLEKRKPGWTVEA from the coding sequence ATGCCTGAATTTGTGAAGACGAGCCTGGCAGGCCGAATCGCAATAGTCACGATTGATCGTCCTGAACTGCACAATGCATTCAACGAGGTGGTCATTGATGAGTTGACGGCGGCGATGCGTGACAGTGGTGACAACGTGGATGTGCGCGTGGTGGTGCTGCGTGGCGAAGGCCGCAGCTTCTGTGCCGGCGCTGATGTGCACTGGATGAAGCGCATGGTGGATTATTCGTTCGACGAAAACGTCGCAGATGCCACGGCGATGGCGGAAATGCTGCGAGCGATTCGCGAATGCCCGAAGCCGGTGATTGCCCGCGTTCACGGTGCGGCGATCGGCGGCGGTGTCGGACTGGTTGCGGCATGTGACATCGCCGCGGCAGTACGCGGCGTGGTTTTCAGCCTGAGCGAGGTGAAGCTCGGCATTCTGCCGGCGGTGATTTCGCCGTATGTGATGGAGAAGATGGGGCCGGGGCCCATGAGGCGATATGCGCTGACCGCGGAGAAGTTTGACGCGGGTGACGCGCATCGGCTGGGACTGGTGTCGCACGTGGCGGAGGACGAGTCCGGCCTGGACGCTTGGATCGACGAAACGGCAAGGACGCTGATGGGCAACGGCCCGGAAGCGCTGGCAGAGTGCAAGCGTGTGCTTGCGGCGGTGCAGGAGAAGAAGAGCTGGGACGGCAAGCAGCGATTGACGGTCAAGCGCATTTCGCGGCGTCGCGTGTCCAGCGAAGGGCAGGACGGTCTGAAGGCGTTTCTCGAAAAGCGCAAGCCGGGCTGGACAGTCGAGGCATGA
- a CDS encoding acetyl-CoA carboxylase biotin carboxylase subunit: MFKKILIANRGEIAVRVAQTVQEMGIAAVAVFSEPDRHGVHVTRADEAYPLEGAASAETYLRIDKIIDIAKKHHVDAIHPGFGFLSENEDFAQACADAGIVFIGPSPSVIRDMGDKIIAKERFSAAGVPVVPGWSGAADVTLGELKSIASRIGYPVLIKAAAGGGGKGMRVVRSEAELQSSIDAARREADSAFGDARVFMEKYVTRPRHIEFQIFGDSHGNVVHLFDRECSIQRRHQKIVEESPSPALSDTLRATMGEAAVRAAKAIGYVNAGTVEFILDESGSFYFLEVNTRLQVEHPVTEMVVEHDLVRAQIMVASGGRLPFAQDDLTQTGHAIECRIYAEDASRQFMPSTGRIEHYVEPTGPGIRVDSGVRAGSEVTVHYDPMLAKLVAWARSRDEAISRIASALRRYVVLGVTTNIEFLHRVVTHPAHVAGRLHTHFLDEHAESLCEEVAPPPDLALAAATLASGRARSSTGRTAGATSSVPGPWEVAGHWRA; the protein is encoded by the coding sequence ATGTTCAAGAAAATTCTAATCGCTAATCGCGGCGAGATTGCGGTTCGCGTGGCGCAAACCGTGCAGGAAATGGGAATCGCCGCGGTGGCAGTGTTTTCCGAACCGGATCGGCACGGCGTGCATGTGACCCGCGCGGATGAGGCGTACCCGCTGGAGGGCGCCGCGTCGGCGGAGACGTACCTTCGCATCGACAAGATCATTGACATCGCGAAGAAGCATCATGTGGACGCAATTCATCCCGGATTCGGTTTTCTCTCGGAGAACGAGGATTTCGCGCAGGCTTGTGCCGATGCGGGAATCGTGTTCATCGGGCCTTCTCCATCCGTCATTCGCGATATGGGCGACAAGATCATCGCCAAGGAACGGTTCAGTGCGGCCGGCGTTCCAGTCGTGCCAGGCTGGTCAGGTGCCGCGGATGTGACGCTCGGCGAGTTGAAGTCGATTGCATCGCGCATCGGGTATCCCGTATTGATCAAGGCTGCGGCGGGCGGTGGCGGCAAAGGCATGCGGGTGGTGCGCAGTGAGGCCGAATTGCAGTCATCCATCGATGCTGCGCGGCGGGAGGCCGACTCCGCGTTCGGCGATGCGCGAGTCTTCATGGAAAAGTACGTGACACGGCCCCGGCATATCGAGTTTCAGATCTTCGGCGACTCGCACGGCAATGTCGTGCATCTTTTCGACCGCGAATGCAGCATTCAGCGGCGGCATCAGAAAATCGTCGAGGAATCTCCTTCGCCCGCACTCTCGGACACGTTGCGCGCAACGATGGGAGAGGCCGCTGTGCGGGCCGCGAAGGCGATCGGCTATGTCAATGCCGGCACCGTGGAGTTTATTCTGGATGAATCCGGCTCGTTTTATTTTCTTGAGGTGAACACGCGATTGCAGGTCGAGCATCCCGTCACGGAGATGGTTGTCGAGCATGACCTGGTTCGGGCGCAGATCATGGTTGCTTCGGGCGGACGGCTGCCCTTTGCGCAGGATGATCTGACACAGACCGGTCATGCGATCGAATGCCGTATTTATGCGGAAGATGCGTCGCGTCAATTCATGCCTTCCACCGGCCGAATCGAGCACTATGTGGAGCCGACGGGTCCGGGCATTCGCGTTGACAGCGGTGTGCGGGCGGGTTCGGAGGTGACGGTTCATTACGACCCGATGCTGGCCAAGCTCGTGGCCTGGGCCCGCTCACGCGACGAGGCGATATCGCGAATTGCTTCGGCGTTGCGGCGATATGTCGTCCTGGGTGTGACCACCAACATCGAGTTCCTGCACCGCGTCGTGACGCATCCGGCCCATGTTGCCGGTCGACTGCATACCCACTTTCTAGATGAGCACGCGGAGTCGCTGTGTGAGGAAGTGGCGCCGCCGCCGGATCTCGCATTGGCTGCCGCGACTCTGGCTTCAGGACGCGCACGGAGTTCGACGGGTCGAACGGCCGGTGCGACCTCGTCCGTACCGGGACCCTGGGAGGTCGCGGGCCATTGGCGGGCGTA